The Synechocystis sp. PCC 6714 genome includes the window ACCCCGCAAAACTATACCCAGTGCGGTAAAACAAAAATAAACTAAATAAACTTCCCCCTAAATTAACGACACTGCCCACGCTGGCGATAACAAAATTAAGACGATACTCTAATTCTGCGGCGATCGCCGTTTGCCAAAACAATCCTAAAACCCGGCGGTAGGTGGAAAAATTAGTCAAGGGTCAAGTTAATCAGTTCAATTGTTTTTTGTCAGAGGGTGTTTTAAATACCGCCCTGATCCCCAAGCTTGAGGTGAAAACTAGATAATAAAAATTCCCCAGTATTGCTGGAGCTTTATAGTTTGTCTAGTTAACCTTTGCCGAAACCTTTGCCTTTATTTTCCGCTGGCAAGCTCAAGCAATGGTTGAGTTGTTCACGAATTTTATCGTGGTCTAGGCCTTGGCCAATCACCACTAACTGATTGGACTTTTCCCCTGTCCATTGGTCATCTTCCAAGCTAAAACGCTTACCGCTGAGATGAAAAATATGTCGCTTTGGACTTTCGTTAAACCAAAGAATTCCTTTGGCCCGGAAGATATTGGGAGTTAACTGGTTATCAAGAAAATACTGGAACTTACGGATGGAAAAAGGCTGATCGCTACGGAAAGAAAGGGATGTGAAGCCATCCATTTCCAGATGGTCACTGCTGTATTTTTTCCCGTGGCTATGGTGATGATCGTGGTTATAGTGGTGGCCATCGTGACTGTGGTTATGGGTGGGATCTTGGCAATCGGGGGCACAATCGTGGTCATGGTGATGATCATGATCATGGCTATGGCCGTGTTCTGGGGTGGCAATGTATTTATCGGATTCAAACAGTCCCACACTGAGAATCAGAGGCAAAGGAACTTCGGCTTTTTTGCTCCGTAGAATCCTTGCCCCTGTTTTTAAATCCCGCAAACGGACTTCCAGTGCATCCACATTCGCTTCGTCCACTAAATCGGTTTTATTGAGAACAATAATGTCCCCATAGGTAATTTGGCTTTGGGCCGCCTGGCTATTGAACAGATCCAAGCTGAAATTTTCACAGTCCACCATAGTGACAATGGAATCCAGCCTGGTCATGTCCCGCAGTTCCGTACCCAGAAAGGTTAGAGCAACGGGTAATGGATCCGCCAAGCCAGTGGTTTCCACCACTAAATAATCAACTTTTTGTTCCCGCTCTAAAACTTTATAAACTGCTTCAATTAGGTCTTCGTTAATGGTGCAACAGACACAACCGTTGCTCAATTCCACCATGTTGTCATCACTAGCAATGACTAATTCATTATCAATGCCAATTTCCCCGAACTCATTGACTAAAACAGCGGTTTTCAGCCCCTGTTGATTGCTGAGAATATAGTTTAAAAGCGTGGTTTTGCCACTGCCCAAAAAGCCAGTGATGATGGTTACCGGCAATCCCTGTTTGGGAACGGCCATTGCTTCTAGGACTTGGGGGACATTGTCAACGGTGGACATATTAGTTCTGCAAACGGAGGAATGTTGGAGCAAGGTAAAGGCGAGGAAAATGGGGACTTTCCCAACCAGTTTTTCAATGGTACCACGGCCCTTTTAGCTAACTTGGTTGCGCCTCTGTTAACGACGACGATCGCCAAGTTTGCGGTAAACGGCCCGAAGATCAACGTTATGGTGGGCTAGGGCCACGAGGGTGTGGTAAAACAAATCGGCTACCTCTCCAGCGATGGCTTCCGGGTCATTGTCTTTACAAGCCATAACCACTTCGGCGCTTTCTTCCCCAATTTTTTTAAGAATTTTATTGTCTCCCCCCGCCAACAGTTTGCAGGTATAGGATTCGGGGGTGGGATGATCCCGGCGATCGCCAATGACCCTGGCTAATTCCGTTAACATATCCGCTGGGGGAGGAGATTTATGGCCGTCCAATTGATGGAAACAACTCCGTTCCCCGGTGTGGCAAGCAATATCCCCTTTTTGCTCAATGGTCAGCAACAACGCATCGCTGTCACAGTCGTAGCGGATGGCTAAGAGTTTCTGGAAATGACCAGAAGTTGCTCCCTTATGCCACAGTGCTTGACGGGAACGACTCCAGTACCAGACTTGCCCCGTAGCCAGGGTTTTAGTCAGGGCTTCTTGGTTCATCCAGGCCAACATCAACACCGTGCCGTCCAAATAATCCTGGGCGATCGCCGGCACCAATCCCTGGTCGTTATAGCGGATTTTGTCGAGGGGGACAGCATTGCCCAAAGGCAAATCAGAGTGGCTCATCAAAGGAATAGTGGGGAATTCCGCCCCGCAGAACGGCTTGACATTTCTCTCTCTAGCCTATCACTGGCCGTATTCCTGCAGGAAGTTGGGCAAGTTCCTTCCTTCCGCCCTGCCCCCATGACCGCTTAAACCCAAGTGGGCTTTGGTTCTATTCAGTGATCGCCTTTTCGTAAACTGCTTTGAGACTCCGGTAGCGGTCTGAATAGTTCTGGATCACTTCCAGGGCAAACATGGGGGTTTCGTGTACCACAAAGAGAAAATGTTCCCGGTCCATGGCCACCAACGTGCAATCGGTTTTGGCGATCGCCGTGGAAGCCCTTTGGTGATCGCTGTGGACAATGGCTCCTATGCCGAAAATCCCTCCGGCCCCAATGGTTTCAATGAACTTGCCTTGCAAAGTCATCTCCACTTCGCCTTCCAACACCCCAAACATACACAACTCCACTGCTCCTTCATGGAAAATCACTTCCCCGGCTTTGTAGTTTTTTTCCACCGTCTTACCATACGCTTGCACGGTATTCATCATAATGCTAGTCATAACAAATTTCTTCCAAAGTTAAGAAAAGGTTAAAGAAAATTGGCTCTGGCCCAAGCAATTAGGCTACCAAGTTTTTCACCTATCCTATCAGTGAAAGAGACAATGGTAGCCTTTAACGATTCTTTAAAGTTTTCCTAAATTGTTCGGAAATTGGTTGTTTAGCGCCAAATTTTTTTCAATACTAGGGCTGGTTTCACATCCGCTTCCCTGCCACTGGGCACCTGTAAACCAATAAATTTTTCTTGATCCGGAGGAATAATGCGGGCGGCGGGGGTTTTACCCAAAATGGCAACGGTGTAGGTACCCACGGCGATCGCCAAATGCATGGGAATTCCTTCCGTACAAACCACTAAATTGGCCCCAGCCAGTAGGGCGGCCATTTTCCCCACATCCCCAGGTCTTACTACTGTTACCCCGGGATGTCGGCTCTGCATAGCCTGCACCCAGCCCGTATCCTCCGCCGGAGGAATCAACACAATTTTCAAGCCTGGCTGTTTTTGACGAATATCTTCCATAATTTCATGCCACTGGGCAATGGGATAGGGAAAATCCCCCGTGTCTAGTTGACGCACAGCTCCGCCATTGAGCACAACATAACCATTACCCCCCAGATCTAACTTCTTTTGGGTTGCTTCCATCCATTCAATATCCGCCCTGGGTAGGGTAACTTGCAATGGAGGACAGGGTTTATCAATGCCAAAGCCTTTGGTTAGATCATGGAATAAAAAAGGCACATACTGATCTGGTTTAAAGGGCACCGTCGCCGACAAAAAGAGACTACCTTTTCCCTGGTAACCCACCCGCAGGGGAATGCCATTGAGCC containing:
- a CDS encoding GTP-binding protein; this encodes MSTVDNVPQVLEAMAVPKQGLPVTIITGFLGSGKTTLLNYILSNQQGLKTAVLVNEFGEIGIDNELVIASDDNMVELSNGCVCCTINEDLIEAVYKVLEREQKVDYLVVETTGLADPLPVALTFLGTELRDMTRLDSIVTMVDCENFSLDLFNSQAAQSQITYGDIIVLNKTDLVDEANVDALEVRLRDLKTGARILRSKKAEVPLPLILSVGLFESDKYIATPEHGHSHDHDHHHDHDCAPDCQDPTHNHSHDGHHYNHDHHHSHGKKYSSDHLEMDGFTSLSFRSDQPFSIRKFQYFLDNQLTPNIFRAKGILWFNESPKRHIFHLSGKRFSLEDDQWTGEKSNQLVVIGQGLDHDKIREQLNHCLSLPAENKGKGFGKG
- the hisIE gene encoding bifunctional phosphoribosyl-AMP cyclohydrolase/phosphoribosyl-ATP diphosphatase HisIE codes for the protein MSHSDLPLGNAVPLDKIRYNDQGLVPAIAQDYLDGTVLMLAWMNQEALTKTLATGQVWYWSRSRQALWHKGATSGHFQKLLAIRYDCDSDALLLTIEQKGDIACHTGERSCFHQLDGHKSPPPADMLTELARVIGDRRDHPTPESYTCKLLAGGDNKILKKIGEESAEVVMACKDNDPEAIAGEVADLFYHTLVALAHHNVDLRAVYRKLGDRRR
- a CDS encoding cyclic nucleotide-binding domain-containing protein is translated as MTSIMMNTVQAYGKTVEKNYKAGEVIFHEGAVELCMFGVLEGEVEMTLQGKFIETIGAGGIFGIGAIVHSDHQRASTAIAKTDCTLVAMDREHFLFVVHETPMFALEVIQNYSDRYRSLKAVYEKAITE
- a CDS encoding glycosyltransferase family 9 protein: MRVLALVPGGISEQILFFPTLATLKAQYPQATIDVIVEPRAKSAYRICAQVNEVLAFDYRDRNGLADFLNLLGVIRDREYEAVMTVARQWTLELLLWLNGIPLRVGYQGKGSLFLSATVPFKPDQYVPFLFHDLTKGFGIDKPCPPLQVTLPRADIEWMEATQKKLDLGGNGYVVLNGGAVRQLDTGDFPYPIAQWHEIMEDIRQKQPGLKIVLIPPAEDTGWVQAMQSRHPGVTVVRPGDVGKMAALLAGANLVVCTEGIPMHLAIAVGTYTVAILGKTPAARIIPPDQEKFIGLQVPSGREADVKPALVLKKIWR